The proteins below come from a single Leptospiraceae bacterium genomic window:
- a CDS encoding EAL domain-containing protein → MHKILSRQISRAQKANSENEFSIDKLLKIIEEFYEEVDRERKIKDRSLELMSDELNELNSEIRAIGEKQLALIMENVEDGIVLLDENFSLLNGNKSFNKLLEIISKKEEDDDNLKKEKWKQIIEKFDFQNLEFPCRKNLEFFQNQKSFHYEISINPTILFENPGYIGILRDVTQSKELKEKLEKDQELLIHKIEKNESALIELSDSLDKESSDRKAAEATLEFLAYHDALTGLMNRVAMKEFFDQKITNLKPNQKIAVLFTDLDKFKIINDSLGHHTGDMLLQQVGKRLEQTIGSDGKISRQGGDEFIIILDTIQDTKDIELVCQRLIQEISREYLILDHSLLVDLTIGVSIYPDNGTDFESLVISADTAMYAAKDQGVGKYEFYTTEMSLNVYEQLILGNWLKLALRKNELLLLFQPKYNVKNKIIDSAEALIRWNHPERGIISPMTFIPIAEQSGIIGKIGDWIIEQACVEINDWNLNYFPLRIAINLSPIQFSNPKIHENIETIIKRYQINPNLLEIEITESGVMKDIQYTKKILNRLKDLGVIVTIDDFGTGYSSLSYLKELPVDNLKIDKSFIDGIPNNTKDCAIVEAIVTLAKKLGLYVIAEGVEKVEQKEFLIQTGCDSIQGYLIGKPQSRESLRDLTKGIVPN, encoded by the coding sequence ATGCATAAGATTCTAAGTCGTCAAATCAGCCGAGCGCAAAAGGCAAACTCGGAAAATGAATTTTCGATTGATAAATTATTAAAAATAATAGAAGAATTTTATGAAGAAGTAGATAGAGAGAGAAAAATTAAAGATCGCTCCTTGGAGTTGATGAGTGATGAGTTAAATGAACTCAATTCTGAAATTAGAGCCATCGGAGAAAAACAATTAGCCTTGATTATGGAAAATGTAGAGGATGGGATTGTATTATTAGATGAAAATTTTTCTTTACTCAATGGAAATAAATCATTCAACAAACTTCTGGAAATCATATCTAAAAAAGAAGAGGATGATGACAATTTAAAAAAAGAAAAATGGAAACAAATTATCGAGAAATTCGATTTTCAAAATTTGGAATTTCCGTGCAGAAAAAATTTAGAGTTCTTTCAAAATCAAAAATCATTTCACTACGAAATCAGTATTAATCCAACCATATTATTTGAAAATCCGGGGTACATAGGAATTCTAAGAGATGTTACACAAAGTAAAGAACTAAAGGAAAAACTGGAAAAAGATCAAGAGTTATTAATCCATAAAATTGAAAAGAACGAATCTGCTTTAATTGAATTGAGTGATTCATTAGACAAAGAATCTTCAGATAGGAAAGCTGCTGAAGCAACGTTAGAGTTTTTAGCTTATCATGATGCATTAACTGGGTTAATGAACCGTGTAGCGATGAAAGAATTCTTTGACCAAAAAATAACAAATTTAAAACCAAATCAAAAAATAGCCGTTCTGTTTACTGATTTAGATAAGTTCAAAATTATCAATGATAGCCTTGGACATCATACAGGTGATATGCTCCTACAGCAAGTCGGCAAAAGATTGGAGCAAACAATTGGTTCAGATGGAAAAATATCGCGCCAAGGGGGAGATGAATTTATAATTATATTGGATACAATTCAAGATACAAAAGACATTGAACTTGTCTGCCAAAGATTAATTCAAGAGATATCGAGAGAGTATTTAATCTTGGATCATAGTTTGCTTGTGGACTTAACGATAGGCGTAAGCATATATCCTGATAATGGGACAGATTTTGAGTCGTTAGTAATTTCTGCGGATACTGCAATGTATGCGGCGAAAGACCAAGGTGTTGGTAAATATGAATTTTACACAACCGAGATGAGTCTAAATGTTTATGAACAATTGATACTCGGAAATTGGTTAAAACTTGCATTACGAAAAAATGAACTTTTACTACTTTTTCAACCTAAATACAATGTTAAAAATAAAATAATTGATAGCGCGGAAGCTTTAATACGATGGAATCATCCGGAACGCGGAATAATTTCTCCGATGACATTCATTCCTATTGCTGAACAAAGTGGAATAATCGGTAAAATTGGAGATTGGATAATTGAACAAGCCTGCGTAGAAATTAACGACTGGAATCTTAATTATTTTCCACTCCGAATCGCAATTAATTTATCACCTATTCAGTTTTCAAATCCTAAAATCCATGAAAACATAGAAACGATCATCAAACGTTATCAGATAAATCCAAACCTACTTGAAATTGAAATAACGGAAAGTGGAGTTATGAAAGATATTCAATACACAAAAAAAATTCTAAATCGATTAAAGGATCTCGGAGTTATAGTAACCATTGATGACTTTGGAACTGGCTATTCTAGTTTGAGTTATTTAAAAGAGTTACCCGTAGACAATCTTAAAATAGATAAATCTTTTATTGATGGGATTCCGAATAATACAAAGGATTGTGCTATTGTGGAAGCAATTGTAACGTTGGCAAAAAAATTAGGACTGTATGTGATTGCAGAAGGTGTAGAAAAAGTCGAACAAAAAGAATTCTTGATTCAAACTGGATGTGACTCGATCCAAGGTTACTTGATTGGAAAACCGCAATCCCGCGAAAGTTTGCGAGATTTAACAAAAGGGATCGTTCCAAACTAA
- a CDS encoding PaaI family thioesterase, whose translation MSNKQYLNLISKEHIIEDFQTADRFAGKIEYRAISISPGKSEYQLTVDSSYHNPGGIVHGGALFSTMDSSQGAAITAFVLESKEDIKFMATASIEKMRFKKPIVEGLLRVYTEILERKKSIFRIRSEAFDEQNDLIAEMNTIWIVK comes from the coding sequence ATGAGTAACAAACAGTATCTTAATTTAATTTCCAAAGAACATATTATCGAAGATTTTCAAACAGCAGATAGATTTGCAGGAAAAATAGAATATCGGGCAATTTCTATTTCACCAGGAAAAAGCGAATACCAACTAACGGTAGATTCGTCCTACCATAATCCGGGCGGGATTGTGCATGGAGGAGCATTGTTTTCTACTATGGATAGTTCGCAAGGAGCAGCGATTACTGCATTCGTATTAGAAAGCAAAGAAGATATAAAGTTTATGGCGACTGCCTCTATTGAGAAGATGCGCTTTAAAAAGCCAATCGTAGAAGGATTACTTCGAGTATACACTGAAATTCTAGAAAGGAAAAAATCAATCTTTCGAATTCGTTCGGAAGCATTCGACGAACAAAATGATTTGATCGCGGAAATGAATACAATTTGGATAGTAAAATAG
- a CDS encoding FIST C-terminal domain-containing protein encodes MNTELWSWNENQNWVKITNSERLENPGLVLFFFGSRIKDLEKRYLEIKNLFPNSFIAGCSTSGEILEEELSDNGISLAAIQLDKSTIQTSILSRIGKNDSFALGKELIEALSKEGLNSVLLLSVGHGINGSELIRGVSESLGKQIKVFGGLAGDGTFFEKTFVCANDVPSPDHLVAIGFYGENLKFRYGSVGGWNSFGPRRKITKSKDNVLYELDGKPALDLYKSYLGEEASRLPGSALLFPLQIFSAENPDKKVVRTILSVNEEEKSMTFAGNIPSNHFAQLMTASFENLIDGAEKAAQKSKMETDSHSLAILISCVGRKLVLGQRTVEEIEVVREVLGDNCRTVGFYSYGEISPNGELLNCDLHNQTMTITQIYEI; translated from the coding sequence ATGAATACAGAACTTTGGTCTTGGAATGAAAACCAGAATTGGGTAAAAATAACAAATTCGGAACGATTGGAGAATCCAGGGCTTGTCCTATTTTTTTTTGGTTCTAGAATTAAGGATCTAGAAAAACGGTATTTAGAGATAAAGAATTTATTTCCAAATAGTTTCATCGCTGGCTGTTCGACTTCGGGAGAAATTTTAGAAGAGGAACTCAGTGACAATGGAATCAGCCTTGCCGCTATTCAGTTAGATAAATCAACCATACAAACTTCTATTCTCTCTCGAATTGGAAAAAATGATTCTTTTGCTTTAGGAAAAGAGCTCATAGAAGCTCTCTCCAAAGAAGGATTAAATTCTGTACTTTTGTTGTCGGTAGGTCATGGAATTAACGGTAGTGAATTGATCCGAGGAGTCAGTGAGAGTCTAGGAAAACAGATAAAGGTTTTTGGTGGATTAGCAGGAGATGGAACTTTTTTTGAAAAAACTTTTGTATGTGCGAATGACGTTCCTAGTCCTGACCATTTAGTTGCGATTGGTTTTTATGGAGAGAATTTAAAATTTCGATATGGTTCCGTGGGTGGATGGAATAGTTTTGGACCGCGAAGAAAAATTACCAAATCCAAAGACAACGTACTCTATGAGCTAGATGGAAAACCAGCGTTAGACCTTTATAAATCCTATTTGGGCGAAGAAGCCTCGCGTTTGCCAGGGAGTGCTTTACTTTTTCCTCTTCAAATTTTTTCAGCAGAAAATCCAGATAAAAAAGTTGTCAGAACTATTTTATCTGTTAACGAAGAAGAAAAGAGTATGACATTTGCAGGGAATATTCCGTCAAATCACTTTGCACAATTAATGACAGCAAGTTTTGAGAACTTGATAGATGGAGCAGAGAAAGCGGCTCAAAAATCCAAAATGGAAACGGATTCGCATTCATTAGCAATACTGATCAGTTGTGTGGGGCGAAAATTAGTATTGGGACAAAGAACTGTAGAAGAAATTGAAGTGGTTCGAGAAGTTTTGGGAGATAATTGTAGAACAGTGGGATTTTATTCTTACGGAGAAATTTCACCAAATGGAGAATTACTGAATTGCGACTTACACAATCAAACAATGACTATTACTCAAATCTACGAAATCTAA
- a CDS encoding nitroreductase: MEVKEAIINRKSVRKYLPKPIEKEKLERLIEITRRSPTWKNAQGYKIAVVQGITKDKISTDFINAIEAGASENPDYPYQDFYPHYIKKRMLELGAAYFGHMGVDRKDKERRKELMLENFKFFGAPTGIFFLMEKGMSYWPTLDLGILLGTLMIAARDEGLETIAQASLAAFPDIVRKNLGLEANWTVAVGISIGYGDVEDNANKFQSPRAQQTEIVQFFD, translated from the coding sequence ATGGAAGTTAAAGAAGCAATTATAAATCGTAAATCAGTTCGAAAGTATTTACCGAAACCAATCGAGAAGGAAAAACTTGAAAGGCTAATAGAGATTACTCGTAGATCACCAACTTGGAAGAATGCACAGGGTTATAAAATCGCAGTTGTCCAAGGAATTACTAAGGATAAAATTTCAACGGATTTTATCAATGCAATTGAAGCAGGAGCATCGGAAAATCCTGATTATCCGTACCAAGATTTTTATCCCCATTATATCAAAAAAAGAATGTTGGAACTTGGAGCAGCGTATTTTGGTCATATGGGAGTTGATCGAAAAGATAAAGAACGAAGAAAAGAACTGATGTTAGAAAATTTTAAATTCTTTGGGGCACCAACAGGAATTTTCTTCCTAATGGAAAAAGGAATGAGTTATTGGCCTACTCTCGACTTAGGTATTTTACTTGGAACGTTAATGATTGCCGCACGTGACGAGGGGCTAGAGACAATTGCCCAAGCAAGTCTCGCGGCTTTTCCTGATATCGTCAGAAAAAACTTAGGATTAGAGGCTAACTGGACAGTTGCCGTGGGAATCTCAATCGGTTACGGAGATGTAGAGGATAACGCTAATAAGTTTCAATCACCACGAGCGCAGCAAACAGAAATTGTTCAATTTTTCGATTGA
- a CDS encoding TetR/AcrR family transcriptional regulator → MKKKVKEQKNAITPKDRILNKSMELFYEQGFANTGINQIIEESSSFKKSFYTYFSDKNSLGLSYLELQEKDFLNYMRKMIQKHDTYEPFVRSWVSLQRKMIRLPKYNGCPFALFTNQSLKDAELFQSKIKGILENWKILMVQFIDDLKSKGNFPKTIDSTLCVKKIILYYEGAIQSYVMTRDPTYLSLLEEELIKLPKS, encoded by the coding sequence ATGAAGAAAAAAGTAAAAGAACAAAAAAATGCCATAACTCCGAAAGATAGAATTTTAAATAAATCTATGGAATTATTTTATGAACAAGGATTTGCAAATACAGGAATCAATCAGATTATAGAAGAGTCATCTAGTTTTAAAAAAAGTTTTTATACTTACTTTTCTGATAAAAATAGTTTGGGATTGTCTTATCTTGAATTACAAGAAAAAGATTTTTTAAATTATATGAGAAAGATGATTCAAAAGCATGACACTTATGAACCATTTGTTCGTTCTTGGGTGTCGCTTCAAAGAAAAATGATTCGGCTACCAAAATACAATGGCTGCCCGTTTGCCTTATTTACAAATCAATCCTTAAAGGACGCAGAATTATTTCAAAGTAAAATCAAAGGAATTTTAGAAAATTGGAAAATCCTTATGGTTCAATTTATAGATGATCTAAAGAGTAAAGGAAATTTTCCAAAGACGATAGACTCCACACTATGTGTAAAAAAAATTATTCTCTATTATGAAGGAGCAATCCAATCTTATGTGATGACTAGGGACCCTACTTACTTATCGTTATTAGAAGAAGAACTAATAAAACTTCCGAAAAGTTGA
- a CDS encoding putative Ig domain-containing protein: MDLRTIYQISNKFLLFISICIFLSSCNINNQPRLLYAFSLLQNGESLSIVYADSPYIFTVNSPITPKTPTIIGTVTSCSATPALPAGLSISNTTCTITGTPTATQSSTNYTITVTDSTLTTTTSISITVSANPPSALTYAGSPYTFTQNSAITAQTPTFSGTVTSCSASPALPTGLSINNTTCAITGTPTSTQAATSYTITATNAFGNTTASINITINPPPPSALTYTGSPYTFTQNSAITAQTPTFSGTVTSCSASPALPTGLSINNTTCAITGTPTGTQAATSYTITATNAFGNTTTSINITVAIVAPSALTYSSNLYVFKRNSAINTITPTFSGSVTSCSASPALPAGLSINNTTCAITGTPTANQVSTSYTITASNAGGNTTDTFSITVMTTVYKIFVTASTFNGDLKTAGSGGDGPAGADNLCNADANKPASGSYKAILYDSVNRTAIPTSNWVLFATSTYVRASDSAQIFITNASSIFTFGTLTNSFDSGPQKEYWTGFRGAGFEWQLGLYRCNEWTNSSIADEGRFGLSDATDYSSISQGTRHTCNNFKHLLCAEQ, translated from the coding sequence ATGGATTTACGAACTATATATCAAATATCTAACAAGTTTTTATTATTCATAAGTATATGTATTTTTCTTTCTAGCTGCAATATTAATAATCAACCTAGACTTCTTTATGCTTTTAGCCTTTTGCAGAATGGGGAAAGTCTTTCTATTGTATATGCTGATAGTCCATACATTTTCACAGTTAACAGCCCTATTACTCCAAAGACTCCGACTATAATTGGGACAGTCACTTCTTGTAGCGCAACTCCAGCATTACCCGCAGGACTTAGTATAAGTAATACGACTTGTACTATTACGGGAACACCGACTGCAACACAATCATCTACAAACTACACGATTACTGTAACTGATTCTACCTTGACAACCACAACAAGTATCAGTATTACAGTTAGCGCAAATCCGCCATCTGCATTGACTTACGCCGGTAGTCCTTATACATTTACACAAAACTCTGCGATTACCGCACAAACACCTACTTTTTCGGGGACTGTTACTTCTTGTAGTGCGAGCCCAGCATTACCAACGGGACTCAGTATCAATAATACAACTTGTGCGATAACCGGAACACCGACAAGTACACAAGCGGCTACTAGCTATACTATTACAGCTACCAATGCTTTTGGAAACACAACGGCCTCTATCAATATTACTATTAATCCGCCTCCACCTTCTGCATTAACATATACGGGTAGTCCTTATACATTTACACAAAACTCTGCGATTACCGCACAAACACCTACTTTTTCGGGGACTGTTACTTCTTGTAGTGCGAGCCCAGCATTACCAACGGGACTCAGTATCAATAATACAACTTGTGCGATAACCGGAACACCGACAGGTACACAAGCGGCTACTAGCTATACTATTACAGCTACCAATGCTTTTGGAAACACGACTACATCTATCAATATTACGGTCGCCATCGTGGCTCCATCTGCCTTGACATACTCAAGTAACTTATATGTCTTCAAAAGAAATTCAGCGATTAATACTATTACTCCTACATTTTCGGGAAGCGTTACATCTTGCAGCGCAAGTCCTGCATTACCCGCAGGACTTAGTATAAACAATACGACCTGTGCAATAACCGGAACACCTACCGCCAATCAAGTATCTACAAGTTATACAATTACTGCTAGTAATGCAGGCGGTAACACAACTGATACATTCAGCATTACAGTCATGACAACCGTATATAAGATATTTGTTACTGCTTCCACGTTTAATGGTGACTTAAAAACTGCAGGCAGCGGAGGTGATGGACCTGCAGGAGCGGATAACCTTTGTAATGCGGATGCAAATAAACCAGCTTCAGGCTCATATAAAGCAATCCTTTATGATTCGGTAAATAGAACGGCAATCCCTACAAGTAACTGGGTTTTGTTTGCAACTTCTACTTATGTTCGTGCATCTGATTCTGCTCAAATTTTTATAACGAATGCATCCAGTATTTTTACATTTGGAACTCTTACCAACTCTTTTGATTCAGGTCCACAGAAAGAGTATTGGACTGGATTCCGAGGGGCTGGGTTTGAATGGCAGTTAGGTCTCTATAGATGTAATGAATGGACAAATTCGTCGATAGCTGATGAAGGTCGATTTGGCTTAAGCGATGCAACTGATTATTCATCGATATCTCAAGGGACTAGACATACCTGTAACAATTTTAAACACCTACTTTGTGCAGAACAATAA
- a CDS encoding exonuclease domain-containing protein, with protein MNYIIFDLEATCEDNEKIPNSEIIEIGAIRLNENLEEVGRFNQFIKPIFRPTLSAFCKKLTTIKQEEVDNAKLFPVVIQEYENWILEKVPVILYSWGSYDKNQILRESEQKGYNGKIKSILENHRNLKEDYRIAMKTKAEGMTKALKECGLKLEGTHHRGIDDAINIANIFRVVKRKIG; from the coding sequence ATGAATTATATAATATTTGATTTGGAAGCGACCTGTGAGGATAATGAAAAAATCCCCAATTCTGAGATCATTGAAATCGGAGCAATAAGGTTAAATGAAAATTTGGAAGAAGTCGGAAGATTCAATCAATTTATAAAACCAATCTTCAGACCCACCCTTTCCGCATTTTGCAAAAAATTGACCACCATAAAACAAGAAGAAGTGGATAATGCAAAATTATTCCCAGTGGTGATTCAGGAATATGAAAATTGGATTCTAGAAAAAGTGCCTGTAATTTTGTATTCTTGGGGATCATACGATAAAAATCAAATATTGAGAGAATCGGAACAAAAAGGATACAATGGAAAAATAAAAAGTATTTTAGAAAACCACAGAAATCTTAAAGAAGATTATCGAATCGCGATGAAAACTAAAGCTGAAGGAATGACAAAAGCACTGAAAGAATGCGGACTCAAATTAGAAGGAACCCACCACAGAGGAATTGATGATGCAATTAATATTGCAAATATATTTAGAGTAGTAAAAAGAAAGATAGGGTGA
- a CDS encoding serine/threonine-protein phosphatase — translation MKNILWKSTKNQYTVLGVSFGFLFPIFSTLVESWSKYGLIDFPSLVLTQTSNPLLWVINSAPFFLGLFARVAGSKQETAEIVNVKVQEINNSLREENEARKSMENKLKEMIAVYSEDLESAKLIQEFSLPELPNIKECKFSFKYLPLNLVGGDLMSIVKLKEGGISILVGDVVGHGISAALITSLVKVLSNKICRVYATNPREYLNHLNQEVNKYLPQDYYLTAIYGYLNFIDNKATFNFSRGGHPYPFVYSSVKKETTIYEIPGTPIGLLENLSYSEQTINLDSGDRVYLITDGFIEIYNQSKKLLGVSGLSKIISEANTKHLNLDESIDFIIKETKKYADNIDATDDRLILGMEIL, via the coding sequence ATGAAAAATATACTTTGGAAATCAACTAAAAACCAATATACAGTCCTTGGTGTATCTTTTGGATTTTTATTTCCAATATTTTCTACTTTAGTGGAATCATGGTCAAAATATGGATTGATAGATTTTCCAAGTCTAGTTCTTACGCAAACTTCCAATCCACTTTTATGGGTAATTAATAGTGCTCCCTTTTTTCTTGGGTTATTTGCCCGAGTAGCGGGTAGCAAACAAGAAACCGCAGAAATTGTTAATGTAAAAGTTCAGGAAATAAATAATTCATTACGGGAAGAAAATGAAGCTAGAAAGTCAATGGAAAATAAACTCAAAGAAATGATAGCAGTTTATTCAGAAGACTTAGAATCAGCAAAATTAATTCAAGAATTTTCACTCCCCGAACTTCCTAATATAAAAGAATGTAAGTTTAGTTTTAAATACTTACCATTAAATTTAGTCGGCGGAGATTTAATGTCAATTGTAAAGTTAAAAGAAGGTGGAATAAGCATTCTTGTTGGGGATGTTGTTGGTCATGGAATTTCTGCGGCACTTATTACTTCTTTAGTAAAAGTATTATCAAATAAAATTTGCAGAGTTTATGCTACAAACCCAAGAGAGTATTTGAATCATCTTAATCAAGAAGTTAATAAATATTTGCCGCAGGATTATTATTTAACAGCAATATATGGTTATTTGAATTTTATTGATAATAAAGCTACATTCAATTTTTCAAGAGGTGGGCATCCATATCCTTTTGTTTATTCATCAGTGAAAAAGGAAACTACTATTTATGAAATTCCCGGCACACCAATAGGATTATTAGAAAATCTTTCTTATTCTGAACAAACTATAAATTTAGATTCTGGAGACAGAGTTTATTTGATTACAGATGGATTTATAGAAATTTATAATCAATCAAAAAAACTTTTAGGAGTTTCAGGCTTATCAAAAATCATTTCAGAGGCTAATACCAAACATTTAAACTTAGATGAATCAATTGATTTTATTATAAAAGAAACAAAAAAGTATGCAGATAATATCGATGCAACAGACGATAGACTGATTCTTGGAATGGAAATTTTATAA
- a CDS encoding GGDEF domain-containing protein, which produces MNKFLINKILIKTSGTSVFLLGVTVIIGWYFNLPILIQVHPSFVAMQFNTALGFFVLGLAILIFNIHRKIITISLATIAILLGSLTLIQYIFQIDLSIDTLFMEPYILVGASHPGRMAPNTALNFLLSGIALVLISQPKRKINLLTSSFLGALVIGLGTVVFLGYLSNIETAYGWGRLTRMALHTSSGFVVFGFALILQSHYLSLLIHKRVSSLFFPVTTFLLGITMTIALWQALSSTTLFNPTLTNRLSITHPLATSILLFGGTLSIVLAIAILFALRFYEQVKALKLAQEKILTLNQKLETLSYIDALTEIANRRFFDITFEKEWNRALRYNYPVALMLIDIDYFKKYNDFYGHQKGDECIRKVALVIDSMARRKTDIAARYGGEEFVLLLANIEFISAQKIAENLIQEIRDAKIEHSDSPISSYLTISVGLFVEVPTSELNIEKFIFHADTALYQAKKLGRNQIAVAKF; this is translated from the coding sequence ATGAATAAGTTTCTGATTAACAAAATATTAATAAAGACGAGCGGAACTTCTGTTTTTTTATTGGGAGTGACCGTAATAATTGGATGGTATTTTAATCTACCTATTCTGATTCAAGTTCATCCAAGTTTTGTCGCTATGCAATTTAATACAGCGCTTGGTTTTTTTGTATTGGGTTTAGCAATACTGATTTTTAATATCCATAGAAAAATTATTACTATTAGTTTAGCGACTATCGCAATTCTTTTAGGCAGTTTAACTTTAATTCAATATATTTTTCAAATAGATCTTTCCATTGATACACTATTTATGGAGCCTTATATTTTAGTTGGAGCATCTCACCCGGGTCGGATGGCTCCCAATACGGCATTAAATTTTCTCCTCAGTGGAATTGCGTTAGTTTTAATATCTCAACCGAAAAGAAAAATCAATTTACTAACGAGTAGTTTTTTGGGGGCTTTGGTTATAGGTTTAGGAACTGTCGTATTTTTAGGTTATCTATCTAATATTGAAACTGCATATGGCTGGGGAAGGCTCACAAGAATGGCTTTGCATACATCTAGTGGTTTTGTAGTATTTGGGTTTGCGTTGATTTTGCAGTCGCATTATCTTAGTTTACTTATCCATAAAAGGGTATCCTCTTTATTTTTTCCTGTAACAACTTTTTTGTTGGGGATAACAATGACAATTGCGCTTTGGCAAGCATTGAGTTCGACTACATTGTTTAATCCTACTTTAACAAATCGCCTGTCGATTACTCATCCTTTAGCGACGAGTATTTTATTGTTTGGTGGTACACTTTCGATAGTTTTGGCGATAGCGATTTTATTTGCATTAAGATTTTATGAGCAGGTTAAAGCACTTAAATTAGCACAAGAAAAAATTCTCACTCTGAATCAAAAGTTGGAAACACTTTCTTATATTGATGCGTTAACAGAAATCGCGAATCGACGTTTTTTTGATATTACTTTTGAGAAAGAATGGAATCGAGCATTACGATATAATTATCCAGTTGCATTAATGCTTATCGATATTGATTATTTTAAAAAGTACAATGATTTTTACGGTCACCAAAAAGGAGATGAATGCATTCGAAAGGTTGCCTTGGTTATTGACTCAATGGCACGACGAAAAACCGATATTGCCGCCCGTTATGGAGGAGAAGAGTTTGTTCTTTTACTAGCAAATATAGAATTTATTTCCGCACAAAAGATTGCTGAAAATTTAATTCAAGAAATTAGAGATGCAAAAATTGAGCATTCGGATTCTCCCATTAGCTCTTATCTAACCATTAGTGTTGGTTTATTTGTTGAAGTTCCCACTAGTGAGTTAAATATCGAAAAGTTTATTTTTCATGCAGATACAGCTTTATATCAAGCTAAGAAACTGGGGCGAAACCAGATTGCTGTAGCTAAATTTTAA